The following proteins are encoded in a genomic region of Spirosoma sp. SC4-14:
- a CDS encoding ABC-F family ATP-binding cassette domain-containing protein yields MNYLSAENLTKSYGDRMLFRNLTFGVNRGDKVAIVGANGSGKTTLLSILAGAIPPDSGIVSHRKDITIGYLDQQPDLNDALTVMEVVLAGESAPLEAVRAYEYALAHDDHAALERAMVDMEKLEAWDYEAQIRQILGELGIQNVEQQVGSLSGGQRKRVALARVLIQNPDLLILDEPTNHLDLEAIEYLENFLNTNNGTLLMVSHDRYFLDRVCNQIAELDGGQLYTYKGNYAYFLEKKDERETAAASELAKDRNTFRRELEWMRRQPKARGTKAQYRIDAFEELKEKTSGRRNDGELDLNLRTSRLGSKILEVENLSKRFGEKVLLDHFTYTFKRFDRVGLIGKNGMGKTTLMNMLTGQLRPDSGKITTGGTVKFGYYTQNELDLPESQRVIDVVQEVAEVMKLANGDTVTASQLLSRFLFDRSKQYDYVAKLSGGEKRRLQLLLVLVQNPNFLILDEPTNDLDITTLNVLEDFLLNFSGCVLIVTHDRYFMDRLVEHVFVMEGAGKIRDFPGNYTDYREWRDSQPKQSSQNDKPVLAASKNQTTESAVSSGVNNAGNTKKKLSFKEIREYETLEKEIESLEQRKAEVIGLLNTGGHHEQLTAWAREIEELDQTIAEKSDRWLELAEYM; encoded by the coding sequence ATGAATTACCTCTCAGCAGAAAACTTAACAAAATCATACGGCGACCGCATGTTGTTCCGCAACCTCACATTTGGAGTGAACCGGGGCGATAAGGTTGCGATTGTTGGTGCCAACGGTTCTGGTAAAACAACATTACTTTCTATTCTGGCCGGGGCAATTCCCCCCGATTCGGGTATTGTTAGTCATCGCAAAGACATTACAATCGGTTATCTTGATCAGCAACCCGACCTCAACGATGCGCTGACCGTCATGGAAGTTGTGCTGGCGGGCGAAAGTGCTCCACTTGAAGCCGTTCGGGCCTATGAATATGCTCTTGCGCACGACGACCATGCGGCTCTGGAACGGGCTATGGTCGATATGGAAAAGCTGGAAGCCTGGGATTATGAAGCCCAAATCCGGCAAATTCTGGGGGAGTTAGGTATTCAGAACGTTGAACAACAGGTCGGGTCATTGTCGGGCGGGCAACGCAAACGGGTAGCTCTGGCGCGGGTGCTGATTCAAAATCCCGACCTGCTCATTCTCGACGAACCAACCAACCATCTTGATCTGGAAGCTATCGAGTATCTCGAAAATTTCCTGAACACTAATAATGGCACGTTGCTGATGGTATCGCACGACCGTTATTTTCTGGATCGGGTTTGCAATCAGATTGCCGAGCTGGATGGTGGCCAGCTTTATACGTATAAAGGCAATTACGCGTATTTTCTGGAAAAGAAAGATGAGCGCGAAACAGCCGCAGCGTCAGAGCTGGCAAAAGATCGGAACACATTCCGGCGGGAACTGGAGTGGATGCGTCGGCAGCCGAAAGCGCGGGGCACTAAAGCACAATATCGAATCGACGCTTTCGAAGAACTGAAAGAAAAAACTAGTGGCCGACGTAATGATGGTGAATTAGATCTGAATCTGCGAACTTCCCGGTTAGGCAGTAAAATTCTGGAAGTCGAGAATCTGAGCAAGCGCTTTGGCGAAAAGGTTCTGCTCGATCATTTTACGTATACTTTCAAACGATTCGACCGGGTTGGACTGATCGGCAAAAATGGCATGGGTAAAACTACGCTGATGAATATGCTGACGGGTCAATTACGTCCCGATTCGGGTAAGATTACAACAGGTGGAACGGTCAAATTTGGCTATTATACCCAAAACGAACTGGATCTACCCGAAAGCCAGCGCGTTATTGACGTAGTGCAGGAAGTAGCCGAAGTTATGAAACTGGCGAATGGCGACACGGTTACGGCCAGCCAGTTACTTAGCCGATTTTTATTCGACCGGTCGAAACAGTACGACTACGTAGCTAAGCTTAGCGGTGGCGAAAAGCGTCGGTTACAGCTCTTGCTGGTATTGGTACAAAACCCAAACTTTCTGATTCTGGATGAGCCGACCAATGATCTCGACATCACAACGCTCAATGTGCTGGAGGATTTTCTGCTGAATTTTTCGGGCTGCGTTCTTATTGTTACGCACGATCGTTATTTCATGGATCGGCTCGTCGAACACGTTTTTGTGATGGAGGGTGCAGGCAAAATCCGCGATTTTCCGGGCAACTACACCGACTACCGCGAATGGCGTGATTCTCAGCCGAAACAATCTTCACAAAATGATAAACCTGTTCTGGCTGCCAGCAAGAACCAAACAACCGAATCGGCGGTTTCTTCGGGAGTTAACAACGCGGGTAATACAAAGAAGAAGCTGTCTTTTAAGGAAATTCGGGAGTACGAAACCCTCGAAAAAGAAATTGAGTCGCTCGAGCAACGGAAAGCCGAAGTTATTGGTCTTCTCAATACCGGTGGTCATCACGAACAGTTAACGGCCTGGGCGCGCGAAATCGAAGAACTCGATCAAACGATTGCCGAAAAATCGGACCGCTGGCTCGAGCTGGCAGAATATATGTAA
- a CDS encoding VTT domain-containing protein: protein MNQIIDFFQYLLNSEEIIRTGGLVLITLIIFVENGIIFGFFLPGDYLLFLSGVFAGTKILDVPLWLLLLCIFGAAVFGSLTGYLTGYYFGARIKNRPDSLFFKQKYIDDTREAFVRYGNGALIVARFLPVVRTFAPILAGLIHMPSRFFILYNIIGASIWVLVLVGGGFYFGERFPWIINYVHWIIIFFLAITTYTVIRGYLNARREKRAEKV, encoded by the coding sequence ATGAATCAGATTATTGATTTCTTTCAGTATCTCCTAAATTCAGAAGAAATCATCCGAACGGGTGGTTTAGTGCTGATTACGCTGATTATTTTCGTGGAGAATGGTATCATCTTTGGCTTTTTTCTGCCGGGGGATTATTTGCTGTTTCTATCAGGCGTATTTGCAGGCACGAAGATACTGGATGTTCCACTCTGGCTTCTGCTCTTATGTATCTTTGGCGCGGCTGTGTTTGGCTCGCTAACGGGCTATCTGACGGGTTACTATTTCGGTGCCCGAATCAAAAACCGGCCCGATTCGCTGTTTTTTAAACAAAAATACATCGACGATACGCGCGAGGCTTTTGTTCGTTACGGCAACGGCGCGCTGATTGTGGCAAGGTTTCTGCCCGTTGTTCGAACGTTCGCTCCTATTCTGGCCGGACTAATCCATATGCCTTCCCGGTTCTTTATCCTTTACAACATAATCGGAGCTTCTATCTGGGTACTGGTTCTGGTTGGTGGTGGTTTCTACTTCGGTGAACGATTCCCATGGATTATCAACTACGTTCACTGGATCATTATTTTCTTCCTCGCTATCACGACTTATACCGTTATTCGGGGATACCTGAATGCACGACGCGAGAAACGAGCGGAGAAGGTGTAA
- a CDS encoding 3-hydroxyacyl-CoA dehydrogenase/enoyl-CoA hydratase family protein — protein MEATLEKPKPQTKNRTIRRVAVLGSGIMGSRIAAHFANIGVDVLLLDIVPREPNDAEKAKGLTTDSPAVRNRIVNDSFQAMLKASPASLYSPKFADRIKLGNFDDNLKEIATYDWIIEVVVERLDIKRSVYERVEQFRKPGTLITSNTSGIPMHLLTEGRSEDFRLNFCGTHFFNPPRYLRLLEIIPGPDTDPSVVDFLMNYGDLYLGKTTVLCKDTPGFIANRLGIQSLIQTIRVAEELGLTVEEVDKLTGPVVGRPKSGTFRLSDVVGLDTTVNVASNLVKMEHDESRASFELPSSVQKLMENKWLGDKTGQGYYKKTKDENGQTLILALDLNTFEYKPSQKVKFATLESTKAIDNLKKRFPVLIAGKDKAGEFYRRTFADGFRYATYRIPEISDELYRIDAAITAGFGWQMGLFETWDAIGVKKGVELIESFGQKPAQWVYDMLAAGFDSFYKVEGGKRKYYDIPTKSYKAIPGTEAFTILENLSNSIVWKNSGANIVDLGDGILNVEFRSKMNTFGPEVSEALMKGISLAEKDFRGLIVGNDSTEAFSAGANLGTLFMFAVEQEFDEVNLMIAQFQKLITRLRYSSIPVVVAPHTLTLGGGCEAVLHSDRAVAHAESYIGLVEVGVGLIPAGGGTKEMAARASDLYQSGDPELNILQNIFMNIATAKVSTSAQEAREMNYLRSTDQIVLNRSRLLSEAKQAAIELAENGYTQPKPRTDIKVQGKTGIALFKAGITAMRMGNYISEHDAKIADKLAYVICGGDLSTPQTVSEQYLLDLEREAFLSLTGEKKTLERIQSLLTGGKPLRN, from the coding sequence ATGGAAGCAACCCTGGAAAAACCCAAACCACAGACAAAAAACCGTACGATCCGGCGCGTAGCCGTCCTGGGCTCAGGCATTATGGGCTCGCGCATTGCCGCTCACTTTGCCAACATTGGTGTCGATGTGCTCCTGCTGGATATTGTGCCAAGAGAACCGAACGACGCCGAAAAAGCGAAGGGCCTCACAACCGATAGCCCCGCTGTGCGCAACCGGATCGTCAACGATTCGTTCCAGGCCATGCTTAAGGCAAGCCCGGCATCGCTCTACAGCCCTAAGTTTGCCGATCGGATCAAACTGGGCAATTTCGACGATAATCTGAAAGAAATTGCTACCTACGACTGGATCATTGAGGTGGTAGTGGAACGGCTGGACATCAAGCGGTCAGTCTATGAGCGGGTCGAACAGTTTCGCAAGCCCGGAACGCTGATTACGTCGAATACATCGGGTATTCCGATGCATCTGTTGACCGAAGGCCGGAGCGAGGATTTTCGTCTGAACTTCTGTGGTACGCACTTCTTCAATCCGCCCCGCTACCTGCGGTTGCTTGAAATTATTCCTGGTCCTGATACCGATCCGTCGGTTGTCGATTTCCTGATGAACTACGGTGATCTGTATTTGGGGAAAACCACCGTTTTGTGTAAAGATACGCCCGGCTTCATTGCAAACCGGCTTGGTATTCAGTCGCTGATTCAAACTATTCGGGTAGCTGAAGAACTGGGGCTAACCGTTGAAGAGGTCGATAAACTGACGGGACCCGTGGTAGGCCGCCCCAAATCCGGTACATTCCGGCTATCGGATGTGGTTGGTCTGGATACAACCGTCAATGTGGCCAGTAATCTGGTTAAAATGGAGCACGACGAGTCGCGGGCTTCGTTCGAACTGCCTTCATCGGTGCAGAAACTGATGGAGAATAAGTGGCTGGGCGATAAAACGGGTCAGGGGTATTATAAGAAAACGAAAGACGAAAACGGGCAAACACTGATTCTGGCGCTGGACCTGAACACCTTCGAGTATAAGCCGTCGCAGAAGGTTAAGTTTGCCACGCTCGAAAGCACGAAAGCGATTGACAATCTGAAAAAACGGTTTCCGGTATTGATTGCCGGAAAAGACAAGGCCGGTGAGTTTTACCGCCGGACGTTTGCCGATGGATTTCGCTACGCTACCTACCGTATCCCCGAAATATCGGACGAGCTGTACCGCATCGATGCCGCTATTACGGCGGGTTTTGGCTGGCAGATGGGGCTGTTCGAAACCTGGGATGCTATTGGTGTTAAAAAAGGGGTCGAACTGATCGAATCGTTCGGCCAGAAACCAGCTCAGTGGGTTTATGATATGCTGGCGGCTGGTTTTGACTCTTTCTATAAAGTGGAAGGGGGTAAGCGTAAGTATTACGACATCCCGACGAAGAGCTATAAGGCGATCCCTGGAACCGAAGCCTTTACGATACTGGAAAATTTAAGCAACAGTATCGTCTGGAAAAATTCGGGGGCAAACATAGTGGATCTGGGCGATGGTATTCTGAACGTTGAGTTCCGCAGTAAAATGAACACCTTCGGCCCCGAAGTGTCGGAAGCGTTGATGAAAGGCATTTCACTGGCCGAAAAAGACTTTCGTGGACTGATTGTTGGTAACGATTCAACCGAAGCATTTTCGGCCGGGGCTAACCTGGGTACCTTGTTTATGTTTGCCGTAGAGCAGGAGTTCGATGAGGTGAATCTAATGATTGCACAGTTTCAAAAACTCATCACGCGTCTACGTTATTCATCCATTCCGGTTGTGGTAGCACCACATACGCTGACGCTTGGGGGCGGTTGCGAAGCTGTATTGCACTCCGATCGGGCCGTTGCTCATGCCGAAAGCTACATTGGTCTGGTTGAGGTTGGCGTTGGTTTGATTCCGGCTGGCGGTGGCACCAAAGAAATGGCTGCCCGCGCATCGGATCTTTACCAATCGGGTGATCCGGAATTGAATATTTTGCAGAATATATTCATGAACATCGCTACGGCTAAGGTGTCGACATCGGCACAGGAAGCCCGCGAGATGAACTATTTGCGCTCAACCGATCAGATTGTGCTGAACCGAAGCCGTCTGTTATCCGAAGCGAAACAGGCCGCCATTGAACTCGCCGAAAATGGCTATACGCAGCCTAAGCCACGTACGGACATTAAGGTACAGGGAAAAACGGGCATTGCGCTGTTCAAAGCCGGTATTACGGCCATGCGGATGGGCAATTATATTTCGGAGCACGACGCAAAAATTGCCGATAAACTGGCTTATGTGATTTGCGGTGGCGATTTGAGTACGCCCCAAACCGTGTCGGAGCAGTATCTGCTCGACCTGGAGCGCGAAGCATTCCTGTCGCTGACGGGCGAAAAGAAAACGCTGGAGCGCATTCAAAGCTTGCTGACAGGCGGTAAGCCGCTGCGGAATTAA
- a CDS encoding MarR family transcriptional regulator gives MKKEKTVDFHIKWAWHAISRMYNAYAARFDITMAIGYVLLNIDLDEGTPATKIGPLLGMEPRSLVRMLKNLEERGLIRREVDGNDKRFVRIYLTDEGKIKREMAREGVIQFNNMIREKIPLDKLVVFFDVIKEINRMVEDENAKIKAAETEELPLD, from the coding sequence ATGAAGAAGGAGAAGACAGTAGACTTTCATATAAAGTGGGCCTGGCATGCAATTTCGCGCATGTATAACGCCTACGCAGCCCGTTTCGACATCACAATGGCGATTGGGTATGTATTACTCAACATTGATCTGGACGAAGGGACACCGGCTACTAAAATTGGCCCCTTGCTGGGAATGGAACCGCGCTCGTTGGTTCGAATGCTAAAAAATCTGGAAGAACGGGGCCTGATCCGGCGCGAAGTTGATGGAAACGATAAGCGGTTTGTCCGTATCTATCTTACCGACGAAGGGAAGATTAAGCGCGAAATGGCGCGCGAAGGCGTTATCCAGTTCAATAACATGATTCGCGAAAAAATTCCGCTCGATAAGTTGGTTGTTTTCTTCGATGTGATCAAGGAAATAAACCGGATGGTCGAAGACGAAAATGCAAAAATCAAAGCCGCCGAAACCGAAGAGTTGCCACTGGATTAA
- a CDS encoding TlpA disulfide reductase family protein — protein MKKILPIAAIVLFTLPSACSGQSTSATVKPGIYRAALKTPGGELPFGLDIRPAPGDARTYSVLAINGNERLPMDPATVEGDSIRIPMALFDSELIAKIEDNMLRGFWRRRRVGQQVQSLPFEAQYGVKYRFNVSDKAPTSNVSGKWATQFDSKSGKVDTVNAVGIFDQQGNHLAGTFLTPTGDYRYLDGNVDGDSLFLSCFDGSHVYLFKAKHNPTTKTLTGGLWAGISGYESWVATFDPKADLPDPASLTYLKPGAKTLAVSFPEPNGNMVSLNDSRFKNKVTIVQIMGSWCPNCMDETNFLSPWYKRNKQRGIEIVGLAFERSPEMAISGPKIERMKQRFKIDYPVMLAGTNDKAQASKALPDLNAVVAFPTTIIIDKKGQVRHIHTGFSGPGTGKYYDQYVEEFNRLIDKLVAE, from the coding sequence ATGAAAAAAATCCTTCCTATCGCAGCCATTGTACTATTTACATTACCGTCGGCCTGCTCAGGGCAATCAACTTCGGCAACCGTTAAACCTGGTATCTATCGAGCCGCTCTGAAAACACCCGGTGGCGAATTGCCCTTTGGGTTAGACATTCGGCCCGCTCCGGGCGACGCCAGGACCTATTCGGTTTTAGCAATCAATGGTAATGAACGGCTGCCTATGGACCCCGCTACGGTTGAGGGCGATTCGATTCGTATACCAATGGCACTCTTCGATTCGGAATTAATTGCAAAGATAGAGGATAATATGCTCCGTGGCTTCTGGCGTCGGCGCCGGGTTGGGCAGCAGGTACAGTCGCTACCGTTTGAAGCCCAGTATGGTGTGAAATATCGGTTTAACGTGAGCGATAAAGCACCTACCAGCAATGTAAGTGGTAAATGGGCAACCCAATTTGATTCGAAATCGGGCAAAGTCGATACGGTGAATGCGGTAGGTATATTTGACCAGCAGGGGAATCATCTGGCAGGTACATTTCTGACGCCAACCGGCGATTATCGCTATCTGGATGGTAACGTTGATGGCGACAGCCTGTTTCTGTCCTGCTTCGATGGATCGCATGTCTATCTATTTAAGGCAAAGCACAATCCGACGACAAAAACCCTTACTGGCGGTTTGTGGGCTGGCATCTCGGGCTACGAATCATGGGTAGCTACGTTCGATCCGAAAGCCGACCTGCCCGATCCGGCTTCGCTTACCTACCTGAAACCGGGCGCGAAAACGCTGGCTGTCTCGTTTCCCGAACCAAATGGAAATATGGTTTCGCTAAACGATTCTCGCTTCAAAAACAAAGTCACAATCGTGCAAATTATGGGCTCCTGGTGCCCAAACTGCATGGACGAAACCAACTTTCTGAGTCCGTGGTATAAGCGGAACAAACAGCGGGGTATCGAAATTGTGGGCCTTGCCTTTGAGCGATCGCCCGAAATGGCAATATCCGGCCCAAAAATCGAACGAATGAAGCAACGTTTTAAGATCGATTATCCAGTCATGCTGGCTGGCACAAACGATAAAGCGCAGGCTTCTAAAGCCTTACCCGATCTGAATGCGGTTGTCGCTTTCCCTACTACAATCATTATTGACAAAAAAGGACAGGTTCGCCACATTCATACGGGCTTCTCCGGCCCCGGCACTGGTAAATATTATGATCAGTACGTTGAAGAGTTTAACCGACTGATCGATAAGTTGGTAGCCGAATAG
- the rsmH gene encoding 16S rRNA (cytosine(1402)-N(4))-methyltransferase RsmH has translation MSTYHEPVLLQACIEGLGLQPGGTYVDVTFGGGGHSREILRQLEGGRLFGFDQDADARANAQAIGDSRLTFVASNFRNLKRYLRLYKAEQVDGILADLGISSHQIDTPERGFSTRFEADLDMRMNQQAERTAREVVNEYSEADLHRILGMYGEITNARTAASAIVSARSNRPLNTINDLKAALQRYAPRGKENKYFAQVFQALRIEVNEELQALEEFLEQVPEVLKPGGRLVVMSYHSLEDRLVKNFINKGKFQGEVEKDLYGNELKPLRAITRKPIEATPDEIARNPRARSAKLRIAEKL, from the coding sequence ATGAGTACTTACCACGAACCTGTTTTATTACAAGCCTGCATTGAAGGGCTAGGTCTGCAACCCGGCGGCACCTATGTTGACGTTACGTTTGGCGGAGGAGGGCACAGCCGGGAAATTCTTCGTCAGCTCGAAGGGGGTCGACTGTTTGGTTTCGATCAGGATGCCGATGCCCGCGCCAATGCACAGGCGATTGGCGATTCGCGGCTAACGTTTGTAGCCTCGAACTTCCGAAACCTGAAGCGGTATCTGCGTCTGTACAAAGCCGAACAGGTCGATGGGATTCTGGCCGATCTGGGCATTTCGTCGCATCAGATCGACACGCCCGAACGTGGCTTTTCGACCCGGTTCGAGGCTGACCTCGATATGCGCATGAATCAGCAGGCCGAACGTACAGCCCGAGAGGTGGTCAATGAATATTCAGAAGCCGACCTGCACCGAATTCTGGGCATGTACGGCGAAATTACCAATGCCCGAACAGCGGCCAGTGCTATTGTCTCGGCCCGATCGAATCGACCGCTCAATACGATTAATGACCTCAAAGCGGCCTTACAACGATATGCGCCCCGAGGCAAGGAAAATAAATACTTTGCGCAGGTTTTCCAGGCACTTCGAATTGAAGTAAACGAAGAGCTTCAGGCGCTGGAAGAGTTTTTAGAGCAGGTGCCCGAAGTACTGAAACCGGGTGGACGGCTGGTCGTTATGTCGTATCACTCGCTGGAAGACCGGCTGGTAAAAAACTTTATTAACAAAGGCAAATTTCAGGGCGAGGTCGAGAAAGATTTATACGGAAACGAACTGAAGCCACTACGGGCCATTACCCGAAAACCAATTGAGGCTACACCCGACGAAATTGCCCGCAACCCACGCGCCCGAAGCGCCAAACTGCGCATTGCCGAGAAATTATAA
- a CDS encoding YifB family Mg chelatase-like AAA ATPase, giving the protein MLAKTFGAAVYGVNASLITIEVVVAQGLHFHLVGLPDSAVKESEQRVEASLKFFGYRMPRQKVVVNLAPADIRKEGSAYDLPIALCVLQASEQITTQRNLDDYVIMGELALDGTLRPIKGVLPIAIEARKRGYKGFILPTENTQEAAIVNNLDVIGVSTMQEAVEFFDGKKDIEPVVSDTRDLFMSQLNSYEVDFSHVQGQENIKRAMEIAAAGGHNVIMIGPPGAGKTMLAKRLPSILPPLTLQEALETTKIHSVAGKLGSRATLIANRPYRSPHHTISDAALVGGGSFPQPGEISLAHNGVLFLDELPEFKRSALEVMRQPLEDRKVSISRAKWAVEFPASFMLIASMNPCPCGYYNHPEKECVCGPGVVQKYLAKVSGPLLDRIDLHVEVTPVSFDQMTANRPAESSEVIRERVMKARALQTDRFAENPGIYSNAMMPSQMVKEICVISDAGRALLRTAMERLGLSARAYDRILKVSRTIADLAGTDEIRIEHLAEAIQYRSLDRENWAG; this is encoded by the coding sequence ATGTTGGCAAAAACCTTCGGCGCGGCCGTTTATGGCGTCAATGCCAGTCTGATCACCATCGAAGTAGTGGTCGCACAGGGTTTGCATTTTCATCTGGTTGGTTTACCCGATAGTGCCGTTAAAGAAAGCGAACAACGTGTAGAAGCTTCGTTAAAGTTTTTCGGCTACCGAATGCCACGCCAGAAAGTGGTCGTTAACCTTGCCCCTGCCGACATTCGGAAAGAAGGGTCGGCTTATGATTTGCCCATTGCATTGTGCGTACTACAGGCATCCGAACAAATTACAACCCAGCGCAATCTTGACGATTATGTGATCATGGGCGAACTGGCCCTTGATGGTACCCTTAGGCCGATAAAAGGGGTATTACCCATTGCTATCGAAGCCCGAAAACGTGGTTATAAAGGCTTTATTCTTCCTACAGAAAACACACAGGAAGCGGCAATAGTCAATAATCTGGATGTGATCGGGGTTTCGACCATGCAGGAAGCCGTCGAGTTTTTTGACGGCAAGAAAGACATCGAACCGGTCGTGAGCGACACACGCGATCTGTTTATGAGCCAGCTTAATAGCTATGAGGTCGATTTTTCGCATGTTCAGGGTCAGGAAAACATCAAGCGGGCTATGGAAATTGCGGCTGCCGGTGGTCATAATGTGATTATGATTGGCCCACCAGGAGCCGGAAAAACGATGCTTGCCAAGCGTTTACCCAGTATTCTGCCACCGTTGACCTTACAGGAAGCATTAGAGACAACCAAGATTCATTCGGTTGCCGGAAAGCTCGGAAGCCGGGCTACTCTGATTGCCAATCGGCCCTACAGATCCCCTCATCACACAATTTCCGATGCCGCGCTGGTTGGTGGTGGTAGTTTTCCGCAGCCGGGAGAAATCTCATTGGCACATAATGGCGTACTTTTTCTCGATGAACTACCAGAATTCAAACGGTCGGCGCTGGAAGTGATGCGGCAACCCCTCGAAGACCGTAAAGTTAGTATTTCCAGAGCCAAGTGGGCGGTCGAATTTCCGGCCAGTTTTATGCTCATTGCCAGCATGAATCCCTGTCCCTGCGGGTATTATAATCATCCCGAAAAAGAATGTGTTTGCGGACCAGGCGTCGTGCAGAAATACCTCGCCAAAGTAAGTGGTCCGCTCCTCGACCGAATTGACCTGCACGTTGAAGTCACGCCGGTTTCGTTCGATCAGATGACCGCCAACCGGCCCGCCGAGTCGAGCGAAGTAATTCGGGAACGGGTCATGAAAGCCCGCGCCTTACAAACAGACCGCTTTGCCGAAAACCCGGGTATTTATAGCAACGCCATGATGCCTTCGCAGATGGTCAAAGAGATTTGTGTCATAAGCGATGCGGGACGGGCTCTGCTCCGAACAGCCATGGAACGACTCGGCCTATCGGCCCGTGCCTACGATCGTATTCTGAAAGTGTCGCGAACCATCGCCGATCTGGCCGGAACCGACGAAATTCGGATCGAACATCTGGCCGAAGCCATTCAGTACCGCAGCCTCGACCGCGAGAATTGGGCAGGGTAA
- a CDS encoding RNA polymerase sigma factor encodes MTESEQNHTFNQWLRQHKVQIFKVVRAYASAAMDQDDLFQEITIQVWHSIPVFREESSVNTWIYRIALNTAIKWVSKERKYQTKRESLENVQALLQEHKVPPDERLAWLYEAIYKLDEIDRSLTLLLLDGFSYKEMATMLGITESNVGVKINRIKKQLIAKSKQLTTHGI; translated from the coding sequence ATGACGGAATCAGAGCAGAACCATACGTTCAACCAGTGGCTTCGGCAACATAAGGTGCAGATTTTTAAAGTGGTACGGGCCTATGCTTCGGCTGCGATGGATCAGGACGATCTGTTTCAGGAGATTACAATTCAGGTCTGGCATTCGATTCCGGTTTTTCGGGAAGAGTCGTCGGTGAACACCTGGATTTATCGTATCGCACTCAACACGGCCATTAAATGGGTAAGCAAAGAACGAAAATACCAGACAAAACGCGAATCGCTGGAGAATGTTCAGGCTCTCTTGCAGGAACATAAAGTGCCACCCGATGAGCGTCTTGCCTGGCTCTACGAAGCGATTTATAAACTAGACGAAATAGACCGCTCCCTTACGTTGCTGCTGCTCGATGGATTTAGCTATAAAGAAATGGCCACCATGCTGGGTATCACTGAGTCGAACGTGGGCGTAAAAATTAACCGCATCAAGAAGCAACTGATCGCTAAATCAAAACAACTGACTACGCATGGAATTTGA